The DNA segment TATTATTATTACCAGTAAGAAAATTACGCAGATAATGTGTGTTCTTTTATTCATAACCAATATAGCAGCAAACTCTCTCAGCAAGGCATTATACCAAAAATAGAATTTTGTTTTTGCACCGATCCCCTGTGCCCTCAGATGGACTTTTTTAGCATACATTCCGGCTCGAAACACATGATAATTAGTAGTAGAAAATAAGATATGAGTGTGGGACATATCTTTTTCTTTGCTTTCTATCAGTTCCTTTGAAAACAGCATATTCTGATATGTATTGACAGATTTGTCTTCAATTAATATATGGTGCTCAGGTATTCCCTGATCTATTGCATATTCCCTCATAGCATGGCTTTCCGGGAGTGCTTCATTAGGTCCTTGCCCTCCGGACATGATAATAATCGGAGAAACCCCTTTGTTTTTTAGCTGTTTTCTATAAACTTTAATTGCTCTGTCGATACGTCCTGCCAGCAGTGGTGAAACTTTATCGCCGTGGATTAAGCCTGCACCCAGAACAATAATATAGTCCTGCCTGCGTATTGGATAATAGATCCGATAGACAAAAGATGCAAGCAAGAAATTGGAAAACATAAATACTAAATAAAACAACACTGTGTTTAGTACCAGCATAATCGCAGAAAACGTCTTATTCATACTTGTGTTTTGAAATGAAAGTGTATTCAAAAGCAACCAGCCGATGATACCAATTCCCAAAAACAGGCTCAGCAGATTTGACAGACTCCTTCCCTCTCTCTTCAGCAATACATATGCACTTCCAAAAGACATAAGTAATATAGTAAATGTCCCGCTTAAAAGGACAATAGTTATGAGTACAGCAATTGCCGTTGCAAGATGCAGTAAAAATCTGCTTCCCGTTGTATCTGCTAATCTTATAAAACATAATCCACTAAGCAGCATCAGAACAAAAAACAAAAAACCATTGATCAGATTTCCTTTATCCTTTTTTAATCGTATTAAAAAAAACAGTAAATAAAGAACTGTAACTAGATAAAACCGCATATGAATTACCTCCTTATCTTATTCTTTATGATGATGATATCACAATACCGCAGATCTTATCAAGTAAATCCCTCTGTGTGTGACTGAATCACTGAACTTTTTTCTCTTTTTCTGTAAATTTATTTTATAAATCAAATGGAGGGTTTGGTAATGTCAAAAACAGTGATCATCGGTGGCGTGGCCGGAGGGGCAACTGCTGCTGCAAGATTAAGAAGAAAAGATGAATCTATGGAAATTGTCATGTTTGAAAGAGGAGATTATATTTCATATGCCAATTGTGGTCTCCCCTATTACATCGGAGATGTCATTCAAAGCCGTGATGCGCTGCTTTTGCAGACACCTTCCACCATGAAAGCAAAGTTCAACATAGATGTTCGTACTTCCTGTGAAGTGCAAAGTATTAACAAGGATAAACAGACCCTGAGGGTCCATAACCTGAAAACCAAAGAGGAATACGAAGAATCTTATGACACATTGATCATAGCCACTGGTTCTTCGCCCCTGAAACCACCGATTCCGGGAATTCACAGCAGTCATATCTATACTTTGTGGACAGTTCCTGACACTGATGCCATCAAAGAAGTGATTCAAAAAGAAGTTCCGAAAAGCGCTGCCGTGATCGGCGGGGGTTTTATTGGACTTGAAATGGCTGAAAATCTTAAAAAGGCTGGAATTGATGTGACCATCATAGAGATGATGGATCAGGTCATGGCACCGGTAGATTATGAGATGGCACAGCTTCTCCATGAAAACATCAGAGCAAATCAGGTGGAACTGATTTTAAAAGACGGTGTGGAATCTTTCCAGGAAGTCAACGATCAAACCGTGATACATCTAAAGAGCGGCAAGATCGTCACCACAGATATGGTGCTTCTTTCCATCGGAGTAAGACCTAACAGCTCTCTCGCCAAAGAAGCCGGCCTAAAGGTAAATGCCAGAGGCGGGATTGTGGTGGATGAATTTTTGCAGACTTCAGATGAACACATCTACGCTGTCGGTGATGTCATAGAGGTTACCCACTATATTTCAGACAGCAAAACAATGATTCCGCTGGCGGGGCCTGCCAATAAACAAGCACGTATCTGTGCAGACAATATAACCGGGGCGCGTGTTGCCTATAAAGGTTCGATGGGAACCTCTGCTGCACAGATCTTCGACTTGACTGCCGCTGCGGTGGGATTGAATGAAAAATCACTAAAGGCCTCCGGAAAGCAAAAGGGCAAAGATTATGAAACCATACTGATCAATCAAAAATCCCATGCCGGTTACTATCCCGGAGCCACACCAATCACCTTGAAGCTGATATTTGGCAAAGATGGCAGCATCTATGGTGCACAGATCATCGGCCAGGACGGGGTAGATAAGAGAATCGATACCATAGCCGTCACAATGCGAATGAAAGGTACCATAAGCGATCTGGCAGAATTGGAACTGGCCTATGCACCCCCTTATTCCTCAGCAAAAGATCCTGTAAATATGCTCGGCTTCGTCGCACAGAATGTTTTGGAGGGACTCGTGTCATTTATCGAACCTCTGGAATTGGATTCTTTGATGGCAGATCAGAGCCAGAAAGGTACATACACAATCCTGGACGTGACCGAGGATGTGGAGCGAATGGTATTTTCCATTCCCGGATCGGTCCATATTCCTCTCGGAAAGCTGCGCAGCCGTCTGGGAGAACTGGATAAAAATCAGCTCATCGTCCCCTACTGTTCCATCGGGATACGTTCCTATAATGCAGCCCGTATACTGATGCAGCATGGATTCACCCAGGTAAAAGTGCTTGCGGCCGGAACATCCTTTTATAAATCGATGCATGATGATGACAATTCCGGGACCGGGAAGGAATTACAAAAACAAAATAGTTCCGAGGATATTTCTTCGTGTGACTGTAAAGAAATCAAGATCATAGACTGCTGTGGCCTGCAGTGTCCCGGTCCGATTATGAAAGTACATGAAGAACTCTCTGCATTAAAACCGGGACAGATCCTGCAGGTTTCCGCGACCGATATGGGATTCGCAAAGGATATTGATGCCTGGTGCAGACGAACCGGAAATATACTTCTTAAAACAGAACGAAAAGAACGCGAGAACATTGTCACCATAAAGAAGGGATCTGATCGCTGCGAATGCGATGCATCTCAGGCAGAAGCTAAGGTTGCGCCTATTTCTCCTCAGGGAAAAACTTTAATCGTATTCAGTGGAGATTTAGACAAAGTTCTTGCTTCCTTCATTATTGCCAACGGCGCGGCCGCTATGGGACGTCCTGTCACGATGTTTTTTACTTTCTGGGGATTGAATGCACTTCGAAAGGAAACAAAACAACATGTTTCGAAAACATTTGTTGAAAAAATGTTTGGAACCATGATGCCAAGAGGTGCAGGAAAACTAAAACTTTCCAAAATGAACATGGGCGGTATGGGAACCAAAATGATGAGAAAAGTCATGAAAGATAAAAATGTGAGTTCCCTCGAAGAACTGATGAAAAAAGCTATGGATAATGGCATAAAACTAGTGGCCTGTACCATGTCCATGGACGTAATGGGCATAAAAAAAGAAGAGCTCATCGACGGCATAGAGTTCGCGGGTGTAACATCCTATCTCGGAAACGCAGAAGAGGCAAATGTAAATCTTTTTGTATAATCGGTTCAGATAAAGCAGAGCAATTCAAAGCAGACGGACATTACCGCCTGCTTTGTTTATTCGTTCTTCTTTAGCAATGCTCTGCTATACTTACAATAAATCCTGTCCATTGGACTTAATTACTTTATGATACCAATCAAAAGAATCTTTTTTTATCCGTTTCCCGCTGCCCTTTCCATAATCGTCAAGGTCAACATAGATGAAACCATATCGCTTACTCATTTCGCTGGATGAACAAGAAACAATATCAATCGGTCCCCATGCGTAATATCCACGGACATCAACACCATCCTTAATAGCCTCTTTTACTGCCTCAATATGATCACGATAATATTCCACACGATAAGGATCATGAATCTTTCCATTTTCTAGTTTATCATAACATCCCGTACCATTTTCGGTTATATAAATAGGTTTTTGGTATCGATCATAAACCTCGTTGAGAATAATTCTTAATCCTGCCGGATCAAAACTCCACCCCCATGGATTGGCCGGCAGTTCTTTATTGCGGAACACCTTATTTCCATTCTCATAACTTTCTTTGCTGCAAAGCATC comes from the Blautia liquoris genome and includes:
- a CDS encoding YdcF family protein produces the protein MRFYLVTVLYLLFFLIRLKKDKGNLINGFLFFVLMLLSGLCFIRLADTTGSRFLLHLATAIAVLITIVLLSGTFTILLMSFGSAYVLLKREGRSLSNLLSLFLGIGIIGWLLLNTLSFQNTSMNKTFSAIMLVLNTVLFYLVFMFSNFLLASFVYRIYYPIRRQDYIIVLGAGLIHGDKVSPLLAGRIDRAIKVYRKQLKNKGVSPIIIMSGGQGPNEALPESHAMREYAIDQGIPEHHILIEDKSVNTYQNMLFSKELIESKEKDMSHTHILFSTTNYHVFRAGMYAKKVHLRAQGIGAKTKFYFWYNALLREFAAILVMNKRTHIICVIFLLVIIISSRALIK
- a CDS encoding FAD-dependent oxidoreductase; translation: MSKTVIIGGVAGGATAAARLRRKDESMEIVMFERGDYISYANCGLPYYIGDVIQSRDALLLQTPSTMKAKFNIDVRTSCEVQSINKDKQTLRVHNLKTKEEYEESYDTLIIATGSSPLKPPIPGIHSSHIYTLWTVPDTDAIKEVIQKEVPKSAAVIGGGFIGLEMAENLKKAGIDVTIIEMMDQVMAPVDYEMAQLLHENIRANQVELILKDGVESFQEVNDQTVIHLKSGKIVTTDMVLLSIGVRPNSSLAKEAGLKVNARGGIVVDEFLQTSDEHIYAVGDVIEVTHYISDSKTMIPLAGPANKQARICADNITGARVAYKGSMGTSAAQIFDLTAAAVGLNEKSLKASGKQKGKDYETILINQKSHAGYYPGATPITLKLIFGKDGSIYGAQIIGQDGVDKRIDTIAVTMRMKGTISDLAELELAYAPPYSSAKDPVNMLGFVAQNVLEGLVSFIEPLELDSLMADQSQKGTYTILDVTEDVERMVFSIPGSVHIPLGKLRSRLGELDKNQLIVPYCSIGIRSYNAARILMQHGFTQVKVLAAGTSFYKSMHDDDNSGTGKELQKQNSSEDISSCDCKEIKIIDCCGLQCPGPIMKVHEELSALKPGQILQVSATDMGFAKDIDAWCRRTGNILLKTERKERENIVTIKKGSDRCECDASQAEAKVAPISPQGKTLIVFSGDLDKVLASFIIANGAAAMGRPVTMFFTFWGLNALRKETKQHVSKTFVEKMFGTMMPRGAGKLKLSKMNMGGMGTKMMRKVMKDKNVSSLEELMKKAMDNGIKLVACTMSMDVMGIKKEELIDGIEFAGVTSYLGNAEEANVNLFV